TCTGTAAACTGTCCAGAGAAATTAAATGCAGTAGTAGCTAGGTCATGTTTTGGTGGTGCCAAttaataaaacaaattaaagaagagataaTTATGTAATCCACCAATGATCGTTGTCGCTGAAACGTGAAGGGCTTTGTGAATAGGACCGTTGTGCTTACATTTGGTGGATCCGGAAATTAGTAACTAGGAGTAGGAGGTAATGCCAACAATAATTTAATTTGCATTGTTGATATACTTATGTAAATGCGATTGATAACCAGATATACTATGCATGCATTAATCGTTTCATAATCCATTTGTTGACCCCTTCCCCACCTTCCTAGCTAGCTAGCACAAAACTTCAACtaactattaataatttgatatttCTCTTTCACAAAATACTATCTATTTTatacttgtttttttttttaatcaaaagatcggtaatttcatttcattaaaaataataaaatgaacaagtatataatttaatttactatTTGAATTTTACATCCTATAGATTAATGTTACAGGATGGAGTAAAATATTGcctaataaaatctaatgagATTCAATTGTTTAAATTTAGAAATGATGGATGAGGcaaattatttattcatttttttatataaaacgGGACCTAAAgcttaagagaaaaaaaaaaaaaaacactaaataAGAGTAGCTATGCAGAACTCCACTCCATGCTcatcaaattatttattataataaaatatagaataaatagtcaaattaatttttaaaagattaccTGATCTCTAAATTGATTTCCAAAAgattaaattaatcaaaatcattctcaaaaaatttaaaactaatcaCGTTAGTCTTTTTGTCTATTTTGTTACTAACGACATTAAATTTTGCTGACATGACACGTTAGTTTAACAACCCAACCCAAACCCAGATCCTACTCGCATCAAACCAATTCCAAACCCAGCAACGAATAGGATTTCTTTCTTCCCACATTCGGCAGCTTCTTCGTCTTCTACCTGTCCACCATGCCGCTTCCTGCAAGGTGTTCTACGTCGCCGTCAGTCCGTACCTCTACCGCGATGCCGCCGGCTGACGCAGGAGCAAGTATAGTTAGTAGGTTagttatattagttaattataatAAGGGAATACAAGTCTCATATTGTTTAGGATAGTGAACTTTGCGTTATATATTAGTCCTATGTCGTCCAAGTTATGAAAACTTTTCATTCTCCTACTAGTATAAATAAGCTGTGTGCTTATTTTTCTCTAGACTCTTTGAGAGTAAGAGCTGCATCCTTGGTTTGGCCAACCAAGATGGGTTTATGGCTACTTTCACCATAGTGGGGTTGTTAATCTCGACAAGATTGGTGGCCCAAGCGACGTCCCCGATGTCAGTTTGGTATCAGAGCAAGATCGGTCCTCATGGCTTTCACCTTACTTTAGTagaattttatttgatttgtgGTGTAGGTTTTTGGCGTGGATTCGCTAATGGGATCTTTTGGTGTGGATTCGTCAATGAGATCGTCTGCTACTACGAATCTTGTAAAATTTTATCTGATTTGTGAGTGCGGGTCTTTGGTGTGGAGTCACCAATAGGATCTTTTGATGTGGATTCATCAATGAGATCGATCATCTGCTGTCACAAGTCTTTTCACGCAAGAGTTCTTTCAACCCAGGAAGAATGACGCAGGAGCAAGTATAGTTAGTAGGTTagttatattagttaattataatAAGGGAATACAAGTCCCATATTGTTTAAGATAGTGAACTTTGCATTATGTATTAGTCCCACATCGTCCAAGTTATGAAGGGTTTTCCTTCTCCCACTAGTATAAATAACTCATGtactttttatttataaaatagagttagaagtttatttttgaatatgaaaTAAGTTGTGTGCTTATTTTTCTCTAGGTTCTTTGAGAGTAAGAGGTGCATCCTTGGCTTGGCCAACCAAGGTGGGTTTATGGCTACTTTCATCATAGTGGGGTTGTTAACCTCGTCAAGATTGGTGGCCCAAACGGCGTCCCGGCGTCACTGGCCCTTGCCCGCAGTTCCTCTCTGGCGTGAATAGGTAGCTGTTGCTTTACTGAACACCCTCTACCCAATATTGGAGAGATCGTCGTTGCTGCACCGTCCAACTCCTCTCTATCCTCTTCCTCAATCACCGCTGCTGGCTTCTGGTGGAATGTGGTCTCTTCCTTTGCTGCAACTTACACCGATCTGCTTTGCTTATATCGGTTTTCCTTTGTACTCTTCCATGGATGCCGCCAAGTTAGAACAAAGACCATTCAATCGAATCTTGCCAAACCAATGGCACACTAAGTTAATAAATTTACAAACTTAAGCGTTCATTATTGTTGAATAAAATCCTTGCTCACCggaaaaaatcaaattttgattgGTGGGTGATTCCATTTTTTTAGTTGTTTCTATTGCTGGGATCTGGATTGAAATCTCTCAGAGGGTTTAATTGGGAATGAGCATCATGAAGTCATCACTGGAGGAGTTACTTCAAGTCTTATTCATCTTCTTCTGATATATTCGAGATAATTGACCATGCGATCATGGTGGCGGCTTCTGATTGTCCCAAGGAATTCAGGCTGAGAAGGGTCTGTATTGCTGAGATGCTCTCCTCTTGCAAGCAAACAAGGTGCGTGTATTATGACAGAGTTGAGCTCTTTGTCCCTAGTGTTGGTGCTAATGGTGGTGGTAGTGATGGTGATGATGGTGCCTACAAGAATAGTAGTTTTCATCACAATCAGGATGGTattgttgagtttgaagcaaggagaacaAGATAAATAGCTCAAGAGATGATATTGATGATCATGATGACATGGATGTGAATAAAGTCCTTAGCAATTATAGCGTGAAGTTGAGGCATTGACTAATGAAATGAAAAAACAGTCAGATACAGTATTGTTTGAATCATTGAAGAGGCTGTAATTGATGGAGGTAGCAGCTGTTGGAATCGACATGAAAGCTGAGACAcatagagaaaaaaaagaatatgtGACACTGAGTCGGACTATTGGATTAGGCTTCGATTTTCTAATAGTTTGGATCCGTCTATGAACCtgaattttaatataaaaaaaacactAACATGCCACGTTAGCAAAATTTAACGTCGTTAGTGATAGAATGAACAGATAgattaatgtaattaattttaaatctttcaaaaataattttaattaatttaattttttaaaaattaatttaaagattaaattaTCTTTCAAAGATCAGTTTAACTGTTTACTCATAAAATATACTTCATTCTATTCTATCAAAACTTCCATTTTTCATCCTTTTACATTTGGAAGTTGTGATCTAATTATGGATTTATCCAAACAATAGAATGGGATAATAACTCAATTTTTGTTTGGCTTCATTTCACTCGTTTTCCACTCGTCGACAataattaacataaaaaaatataaataaataataaaaatattaaacaatataaataataaatatgtcaaatatttaatttattaagtatacgaataattattttaatattaaaatttagataaataatttttttataactaaataaataatttaaaaatttaatatatttttattttattaaactaattttaaaatttattattcatattattcaCAAAAATTATTGTTTACCTAAACAAATTCTATTAACATATTGCTAGCCTACTAATACTatcaatcaatcaaaaacaTTGCCACGATAGACAAGTAAGAAGCAGAATTTATAGTTACAAGTAATGCACAACTCAATGCAATCACACAACGATCCATCCCTATCCCGATCAACATCAGATTATTGGATGctaaaccaaaataaaatagaaaatagaaaatagaaaatagaaaatgttATATTTACAAAATTACCCTTGAGCATCAGATCAGAAGAACCTTGAGGAGGGAAACCGCACCAAATCAACCGAATTCAGAACAAGTCTTCCGTCAAGAAACCGATCCGATTCCGTTTTCCTCTCTGATCTTCCAACTCTCTTACCCTCTTCTTCCGTACACAACACGTTCTTCCCAGCCACTTCCTTCAACTCTCTCACACATTCCCAGAACCTTttcttctctcccttttccatCAGACATGAACAACACGCAACAAGTTGTTCTCTGCACTCTTCCAACCTCTTCAAAATGCAAACAAGCTCAACTCCTTCACCAAAACTCAACAAACCCATTCTCTCCTTGAACTCGTTCACCCTCGCCGAAACCTCACTCACCGCCATAACCGCGTCTTCTTCCACCAACCCAACAACCTCATCCACAAGCTTGTTCTTGCTGTAATCTTCTTCAATCTTGTTGTTGTGATGGGGTTTCTTCGTGATCCCTTCGATAAGAGCCACCAAAGAATCCAATTCTCTTAACAAATCACCGTTAGTGAGACAGGAAACCCGCTCTTCTTTGTTCTCACGCGCCGGCGAAGAAGGAGACGGCGGCAACGCCGAGAGGAAGAAGAATCCGAGGGTTCGGGAGGCGCATAATATGTTCTCTATGTGGTGGGCGTACCATCGCACCCAGGAGGAGAGCTCCCACGACGTAGTGGAGCTCCGGTCGCGGAAGTGGGAAAGGTTAAGGTAGTTTCTGCCGCCGCGGGAGCACGGGTACGCCGTGGAGAGCTGGTCCTGGAGGATGAAGGTGCCGTGGCGGATGACGTGGTGGGCGGCTAGGAGGCACTTGAGGGCGACGGCGGAGCTGTGGGTGGAGTGGAGGCGGCGGAGGAGGATGGAGATGGCGGCGGAGGCGGAGGAACGTGGTCCGTCGGCGGAGGAGAGGAGGGTGGAGAGCTTGTGGTGGGCGGGCGGGGTGGAGGGGTCGTGGCTGGTGGCGCGGAGGAGAGAGAGGCTGGCGCGGTTGGAGAGGATCGCTGCTTTGCTTTGTGAGGCTTTGTCTTTGATTATGCCAATGATCTCCCTCAGTTTCGTCATTTCAATTTCGGAAATCTCACTCAGATACCTCTAATGTCTGTCTTTTACTACGAATACAAATGCGAAGGGACATGTAAAGTGTATATGACCTGCCTTTCGTTAGACTAAGAGTAAGACAACACACTtaggaaacaaaaaaaataataaatatataaaaattaatattttatattttattttataataaattaaatttaaaaaagtaaattataatttttttattttttatacaaaattttaaaaaaatatataattatcaaaattaataaaatataaaatatattttttattaatatcttaatatatttttttacaaaatataattttatgtatttatattcttattttaataattcaTACCTATAAAACGCATTCGAAAAAGACAAGTTGACCAAGACGTGCAAATAGGGAGTTCTAGGTAATCTTTATTATTAGATAGttgagatatataaatataaatattggAGACAGCGCGctacaataaattaataatgatCCATAGACCATAGTGTCAATTTCAAGTTCTAGGCGCGTAAGAAAATTAGTGATGGAAAGAGCGTTGGGTTGGAATTTTTCGTTGGATTTCTGATCTATTGATTTTATAACTCAAGGCACTCTTGGGTATTCCACTTTAATCAACGCACTCTTGAGGGCTACTATTCCATTGATGTGGTCTCTAgaagaagacaaaaaaaaaaaaaaaaatgaagtgGGTTCTCATATATGGCTATCATAAGTAAAGCCAGacggattttttattttaatattaaaaaatgaatgGAGTTTTGCGTTAATGttataaaaaatgaaattttagTGTTTTGAGATACTTTTTTATGCAAGCACAAATACAcaatacataaaatatatattgtattGATAATATGTAGTTTGTGTTTTTAGTATAGAAAAATATATGAAACCAAGAGTAACCAGCTAACTTTTAAACAAttctatttaataattaattttaaattttttaaatttaaatttaaataattaaaagctGATAATTAAGTAAATCCTAATTAAAAACGGTAGAAACTCTtacttttctcttttatttccATAGCCGCGCATAGAAatctttttccttctttcccTCTTCCACTCCCACAGCCACGCCATCCATGCTTCTCTTCAATGGGCACAACCACCGCGACACCCAAAACCGCGCCGTTAGGCGATACCCCACAAACGCCTCTCTTTCGCCGCGAAAAAAACCAGAAACAGCTCCAGAAGCAACGCCACCGACAACCACCGTCCAACAGCGCGGGCATTGTACTCTCGCGCTGCAGCCACCTCCACACACTACTACTATCAAGGCTTCCTCCATCGTTGCAGCAACCACCGACGATGCAGCAATCTCCGTCTTGACGTGTATCTCGGTCGATCAACTACGTCTCCTCTCCAGCGACCTGAGTTCTTTTTTTTTACATCTTAGAGTTTTAGTTTaacttgtattttttattatgaatgtTTCTTTTGGATGTTTTTAATCCAAATTGTTTTGATTATTAAACTCTTATAGTGTTGAATATTTCTTTTTGAGATAATTAATAGTTTTTTTAGTGCCTATCAAGTACTCTATATTGTATATTTAGTTTCATTCCTATTTTTGGATAACACATAATGAtgcatatttttcatttttttcacttTCAAGTCTTTTTGATGTTTTTGGTATAATTGAATCAGATGTAATTAATAATGATGAGAGTTTGTTGaagcctttaggagttgatgtctttaataagaagaaaaaaaaagaaaaaaatgacaAAAGAATGGTGGTTATTAGGAGAAGGTAGCTTTGGCCTTGTTTACAAAGGAAGCCTACAAAATGGGGAGATGTTGCAGTGAAGATTCTAAAAAGGGAGAGACAATGtataagaaaaaattttaaatgactaTCAAGCCAGTGAAAAGTTAGATAGATCCATCCCCATAAAAAATGTTTAGTGCATTAAAGAATATGAAAAATGAAAATCTTGCTAGAGGCACTATCATTGAGAATAAACTTTTAACTAAATAATAGTCTTGATCCCATTAAATTTGTCTTAGCCTCAATGTCAATTCTAATGACAATTTTATTGTGTTTGTTAATTATATTCGAAAGTTGGTATTTTAAACTtcagaagaaaaataaataaaacttgTATCCTTGTATTAAATTAATCTTTTCATGTTGTTATTTATGTCAACTTTTCTTTTTATGTTGTTGTTAAAGtagtttagaaaaaaaaatttttttccttgTCTTTAGAAGTTACCAAGCTATCATGCAAATAATGATAGCTATACTTATATGAACACAAGTATATAAAcataagtttttttttcttcaaaactATTGGACATTTAAAAAGCAAATACAAATAGATTATAGAAACAATTTGAAATGATGTATCTTAAACTATTAGACATTTATATATGAGAACTTCAAAATACAAGATTGATAAAAGAGAAATTTATAGTAGAAAACAAGATTGATTATACTACATTATTAGTGTGATAACTTCAAAAGTGAAACCAATATGACATGTTGCTTGGAAAAGTGGTGAAAGAATTTAGAGACATCCACAACAGAAGCAAACttagaaaatatataaagtaacatttatttagtattaaaaagaaacaTCCTAGTACTTGACAGAAATAACATCTATTTAGATCTTTGCAAAATTAATCAGATATCTACATGGAGAAACATGACAAgtagaatttaaataaaaaaagccATGAAATTCTTAAATAAATACAGTTATCCACAACTATAATACAAGAcaattcgaaaaatatataaagtaacatccatttaatatgaaaaaggAGCATTCCGATATTTAACAGAAGTAACATCTATCTAGATCTATACAAAAACAATCAAGTACCTACACGAAAAACATGTCGAGTAGGATTTAAAAAAAAGGTCATgcaatttttaaagaaatacaGATATAACAACTGTAAtatagaaaaattcaaaaaaatatataaaataacatcTATTTAGTATGCAAAAGAAACATCCAGATGTTAAACAGAAGTAACATCCACTTAAATCTTTGCAAAAACAATCAAGTATCTAAACAGAGAAATATGCTgaataacatttaaaaaaaaaagagaaaatgtaTTAAAAGTGTCTCAAATGATGACGGCATTTCATGTATACATTATCAtgaattttctatttatttttttctccatGTCTTCTGCAATGGATGACAaagaagggaaaaagaaagagaaatatAAGTTCCATAGCCGAATCTACATGTGGGTGTGTCTTGATGATGGCGCGCGACGGTCGACAGCGAGGCTTTTCAGCAACACAAATCAAGTGATTTTGTAATCTGTAAAATTTTTTGGGTAAGGCTCCACACAAACAGAACTTTTAATGTAATTCTAcagaaatatatataataaccaTACATTGTtgtcataaaaaattaattgaaattcACTAATTCAAGTAAGGAACAATGGTATTAAAAATAAGTGACATACACTTTTTGAATGGgatagaattttaatttttttagacaaAACCATCCATTATCTAATAACAGCAACATCCAATATCTAGTTATATGCAATCCATGTTCATGCTACAACTTTAAATGCGCATATTCAGACCATACACTTAAACctctaaatttaattaatattataacattcagcaattcaaaaaaattaaatcaccTACGGAACATACCCTAAATGAACATGTATAAAAATAgtcaaataaattttaactattttgcCGTAAAATGTAACATCTCCAAACTCAGTAAAGAATCACCCGCATACATAACAAAACGAACATACTTTTGATGTGAACAGAAACATCTAAAAATCGAAAAGAACAAAAAAGGTTTCTGACCATCTTTAGATAACTGAATCAATTGTGATTGTGTAGTTAGATTTTAAACCATATATATAACATACAACCCAGTTGAGCCTAAGCATGTACAGGTAGAGTCAACAAATTACAGCTATTCCCATTAGAATTTAAAACCACCCGCATATATGTTTAACTTCACACCCATGTTCTTGATAATTAAAAACTaacaatacaaaaaataaattgactCTTGCACCATATTTAAGACCAAACTTAAACTAAAccaaaattaatcaaaatttaatctaattttgGCATTGAACACCCAAAGTACCtttacaaaacaaaaaaatctgtGCAAAACATACATGCAAAATCCACCAATTCAAGAAACAAACAGAAGTACAGGAAACAAATTAAATCATCAACTCTTTGAATCGGAAAcaacaaaattttctttttaaaaaaactatacaatctataataacaataacatcCAATCTATAATCGCATCTAATTCAACAttattaaatacaaataaaaaaaactccAACTACTACTTTCCTCCAATATAGGATTTGAAAAAAGAAGCAAATACATATTCAAATGCGGTAAAAATAGAGACAGGAAACTTACGGTGGGAGGATGGCGGTGCTGCGGCAGATAGTGCCGCAAGGAGAAAGGTTGGCGACGACGATGGACACAGACGTCACTCAAAACGTGCATGGAGGCGGCAGGTTGGTCGGTGCTTGTTGGCGAGGATGCAAAAGTTGATCGACGCGGCGACAGCGACGTTGAACGAAACGGAGCTCGCGACTGGCAACGATGGCGGTGACTTCACCGGCGGATGGCGGCAGCGCAGTAGGGATGGTGAGtgagggaggaagaggaaggaTTGTGCGGTGAATTTTTTAGTTGACTAAATGTGAATTGGGGAGGTTAGGGTAACTAGTGGGTGAGTTATTGGGGTGTTTCTTTAGTTATTTGAGCTTTTTGTTATTGAACCCAATTGAGTTTGCTAGTAATTGACAGATATTGAGTTGGTTCCCTAGCAGAGTTGATTTAGTATTTATAATATGCAATCTGtgtattataatttaatattaaaataatacaatacataatatatgtattgtaatttaatattaatatattacaATATGTAGTTTGTGTTTTgtctttataaattaaaaaaaaattaatttgacaaTTCACCCTCATCGAATTGTACAGCCTctataattttgaaaaacactataactttcaatattaaaaaattacacCAATTTTTAtccaatatataaaaaaatgaaccATGCTagacatttaaaattttttatgaattaattttaattaaatttaataataaaatttaaaatgttattaattataatcgatatttattttgttagattaatttaattaaatttgattaataaaaatttgaatgtgtaattaataaaaatcttaTATCTAAGCACTTATAAGTGTGACgtacttttttttataattgaattGATTTTTATGGTAACTAATAAGAGATAAAAATTCATATGTAGTCGACTTTAAATAAAGTTGAGAGTTGAGAATCgttaaatgaaaatttaatcaaatcggTTAAATCATTTTataacttttaattattaatttcatgTAAAGTCAACTATACTTTATTTCCAACTTAATAAAAATCTTATAGCAGGTACATATTATTAATGTTAGTCCTGTTTAATCCTATTGTAATTTGTAAACAAGTAGGATTACAAACCCTGGTTGAAAGAGAAAGTTAATTAAATTAGTGTTATTGTGTgaaaaagtggcgtaattgcaCTTTCACTCTGAATAAATTGGTTACGTAAAGAAAAGGTTTGTTAAGATTTTAGTAAGAATATAAGCATGGAAAGTCAACGAAGGATGGCtcattttttttagtatatgcatttttcactttttatttattattattattattatatatttggtATCAACTCATCAATAATAACGAGtcattatgattttttttcaaaaatattatttatatattaaaatcagctattaaaaaattactaatatatttatatataaataaatatatataatttaatttattttaaatatgtatttatattttaatatgtattttatattaatgactaattttaatagttaattttaagggataagtacgattttggtccttAACGTAGAGGTCGAAACAACACCCCCTCCCGCTTCTCTTTCTCCCCCTCCTCCCGTCTCGGCGACGCTGTGTATTTGCTGAGAAAGAAAGGAGCGGCGTGGAGCGGCTATAGCGGTGTGGAGCGGCTGCGGCGGGCGACCTTCCCCTTTTTCCCTCTTCCCCCTTCTCCCGAAACAACACCCCTCCCACTTCTCTTTCTCCCCTCCTCCGCGtccctttctttttttattttattttattttataatttttttagttaggggtaatttggtaataaaaataaaaaatttggtaaaaaagacgattttaaaataaactgaAACTTTGGGGACCATTTTATAGCGATAAAAGACCGAggacgaaataaattttcgacCTCTACGTTAgagaccaaaatcgtacttatccctaattttaatgtacataTAGTATAGTgactattctttttttttacttaagttaaaattttattcatttcaATCTACTGAAATAAATATATGGTCCAATAAGATTCTAACTCTGCATAACGATTTATTATTGACTGGGGAACATAGCCTAATAGGGGGATGGAATGAGTGTTGGAAAGGAATCTAAAGATCTTTGTATATATGCACGTTAGAGTCTGACCCAATCTACTAAATCAATTCCATTTCAATAACTTTGCATCCTTCTAGTATACTTTTCCAACACCAAGACGGTGAATTACCTATCTTTGTATCCATAATATCTGTACAGTGAAAATACTTCTCCTTAACCATTCTAGATAAAAGTATATTTGGCTGCGTTGTAATTCTTTAAAACTGTTTACCTAAGAGGGCCAGGTTTTGAGTTTTTAGATCCTTAAACCCCAGCCCCTCTTCATTCTTAGGCCTCAACATTCGATCCCAACTCATCCAAGCTATTTTCCTTTCATCCCTTTGCTGTCCCCACCAAAACGTGAAAAGAATGTCATAGATTTCCTGGATAAGAGTGCAGAGAGCTTAAAGTAGGCCAGAGTATAAATTGGCATCGCATCTCCAACCACCTTAATTAGAACATGTCTTAGCTTCTATCTAAAGAAATGAGTTTTCCTTTCCAGCCTTCCACTCGTTTCTAAACTTTATCTTTGATGGCGCCAAAAATAGCTTTCTTTgatttttaaacaataaaagCAACCCCAGGTATTTATCTTGGGCGTCTACATGAATGATGTTCAAATTTTCTGCCAACTCCAATTTAACATCGTGAGGGGTGTTGTTGCTGAAAAACACAACAGATTTATTGAGATTGACCTGCTGACTACTAAAACTTTCATACAAGTCCAATAGGTTAAGAATGTTGGCACAGCTATCCTTGGAGGctttacaaaaaataattgagTCGTTTACAAAGAGTAGGTGAGTGATCATAGGACATCTCCTATTAATTTGAATATCTTGGATCCACCTTCTTTTCTTTGCTTTGTGTAGCAAGAAGGAGAGACTTTCCAcacaaaagagaaaaagataaGGAGAGAGATTATCACTCTGACAGATGCCTTTCGACGGCTTGAAAAAATCATATGATTGACCTTCCATAACCACAGAGTAAGAAACAGTGATAACTAGCTCACGTATCCAACCCACCAACTATGAATCAAACCCAATCTTCTCTAATATAAACCACAAAATTTCACTCCACTTTATCAGACAAAGCTTTACTCATATCAAGTTTGAGGGCCATTTCAGTCTCCATGTCTGTCATTTTAGTTTTCATGTAGTACAAATATTCATGAGCCACTAGAATATTATCTGAAATGAGCCTTCTCTTCAGAAATACACTTTGATTATGGATAATAAGTTTATTCATAACACCTTGAAGCCTATGGAGCAACACTTTGGAGATAATCTTATAAACCACAGAAGACAGGCTAATTGGCCTCACCTGAGTCATGTCTCTAGCATCTGAGATCTTAGGAATTAAGCAAATTTGGATATGATTGAAGCTCCTGAGTATTTTGCCACCTGAAAAGAAGCTCTTAACTACTCTATAGACATCTTCTCCTATATTATTCCAAAAAATGAAAGAACTTAGTGGTGAAGCCGTCATCTCGAGGTGTACTCTAAGGGTGCACACTAAAAGTAGCTTTCTTTACTTCTAGAAAAATAGGCCTGGTCAGTTTTCTGTTCATAGCTGGGGacacctgatgagcggatattttatacgctttttgacatcattttcatatagtttttagtatgttttgttgagtttttattatgtttttataggttttagtgttaaattcatatttttggattctattatgagtttttatatttttgagcaatttcaggtattttctggctgaaattgagaagctggagcaaaagtctgattcagagacagagaaagcactgcagatgctgtctggatc
This sequence is a window from Arachis stenosperma cultivar V10309 chromosome 10, arast.V10309.gnm1.PFL2, whole genome shotgun sequence. Protein-coding genes within it:
- the LOC130955837 gene encoding putative clathrin assembly protein At4g40080, which encodes MTKLREIIGIIKDKASQSKAAILSNRASLSLLRATSHDPSTPPAHHKLSTLLSSADGPRSSASAAISILLRRLHSTHSSAVALKCLLAAHHVIRHGTFILQDQLSTAYPCSRGGRNYLNLSHFRDRSSTTSWELSSWVRWYAHHIENILCASRTLGFFFLSALPPSPSSPARENKEERVSCLTNGDLLRELDSLVALIEGITKKPHHNNKIEEDYSKNKLVDEVVGLVEEDAVMAVSEVSARVNEFKERMGLLSFGEGVELVCILKRLEECREQLVACCSCLMEKGEKKRFWECVRELKEVAGKNVLCTEEEGKRVGRSERKTESDRFLDGRLVLNSVDLVRFPSSRFF